A single region of the Eulemur rufifrons isolate Redbay chromosome 8, OSU_ERuf_1, whole genome shotgun sequence genome encodes:
- the C8H1orf185 gene encoding uncharacterized protein C1orf185 homolog, with amino-acid sequence MYVFGFFNHLTYFLAAGAFTLGIGFFALASALWFLICKRRELFQNSKFNITDERCRQRPSEAKIKSCSPCVFISRNFHTGEFQLQEEQRKQEAGHITAIEDHSKDELCLATEKVACDRDPSETSSATNCSSVTLSLSTLPSDSYYSQSIEAANDWFSDDSLVRKNSPMPYLTEPLMEKVFSYLSTISLDRSAQNALNMTLNDDQKDGSIKETCS; translated from the exons GTTTTTTTAACCACTTAACCTATTTTCTGGCTGCTGGTGCTTTTACTTTGGGAATTGGTTTCTTTGCTTTGGCATCTGCTTTGTGGTTCCTGATTTGCAAACGAAG agaattatttcaaaattccaAATTTAATATAACTGATGAGAGATGCAGGCAAAGACCATCAGAGGCGAAGATTAAATCTTGTTCTCCGTGTGTTTTTATTTCTCGAAATTTTCATACTGGAGAATTTCAACTGCAG GAGGAGCAAAGAAAACAGGAAGCAGGTCATATAACAG CAATTGAAGATCACTCTAAAGATGAACTCTGCCTTGCAACAGAAAAGGTCGCTTGTGACCGTGACCCCTCAGAGACTAGCTCAGCAACAAATTGCAGCAGTGTCACATTAAGCTTATCAACATTGCCATCTGATTCTTATTACAGCCAAAGTATAGAAGCAGCTAATGACTGGTTTTCTGATGATTCTTTAGTGAGAAAGAACTCTCCAATGCCTTATCTCACGGAACCGCTAAtggaaaaagtattttcatacCTGTCAACCATTTCATTAGATCGATCTGCTCAAAATGCACTGAATATGACACTAAACGATGATCAAAAAGATGGCAGCATTAAGGAAACATGTTCATGA